A DNA window from Niabella yanshanensis contains the following coding sequences:
- a CDS encoding alpha-L-rhamnosidase-related protein: MKKRNALLVLWISVCVLSLNSFAQPKGGTQKIKSSLTREYIYPTRIVWQKGEIAHAGKLLEKGIGQASLNNSNIIILKNKGTDTASILLDFGKELHGSLEIITGMWPAPNNARTIRVRFGESVSETMAELGEHGSTNDHAIRDFKLMLPWLGKAQTGESGFRFVRIDLLDKDAVLQLKEVRAVSTNRDIPYLGSFKSSDERLNKIWQTGAYTVHLNMQDYLWDGIKRDRLVWVGDLHPEVSTVNTVFGYNEVVPKSLDLARNTTPLPGWMSGISTYSMWWIILHYDWYMHHGDLNYLKEQKDYLQSLLKQIVGKVQNGKEKMDGNRFLDWPSSKDTIAIHAGLQAMTIWSLEKGAELCLVMGEEATARLCKETVSKLRTVVPPHNNSKQAAALLSITGMLNPQTAFEEVLSVGGAKNFSTFYGYYMLEAMAKAGKYQEAMDIISTYWGAMLDLGATTFWEDFNMDWLQNAGRIDEMTLPGKVDIHAAYGDYCYVGHRHSFCHGWASGPTVWLSQHVLGIQLAGPGGTTFRVSPNLGNLSFAEGTYPTSLGTIYVKHTKDRKGKVVSIVKAPKGIRIVK, from the coding sequence ATGAAAAAAAGAAATGCCCTTTTAGTTTTATGGATCAGTGTATGTGTTTTGTCTCTGAACAGTTTTGCTCAGCCTAAAGGAGGAACGCAAAAGATAAAAAGCTCTCTTACCCGGGAATATATTTATCCAACGAGGATCGTCTGGCAAAAAGGAGAAATCGCACATGCAGGAAAACTGTTAGAGAAGGGAATCGGGCAGGCTAGTCTCAATAATTCAAATATTATTATTCTTAAAAATAAAGGAACCGACACTGCAAGTATTTTGCTCGATTTTGGTAAAGAGCTGCATGGTTCGCTGGAAATTATAACAGGTATGTGGCCGGCACCCAATAATGCACGCACTATCCGTGTGAGATTTGGAGAATCGGTAAGCGAGACAATGGCGGAGTTGGGTGAGCACGGTTCTACGAATGATCATGCTATCCGTGATTTTAAACTCATGCTGCCCTGGCTGGGTAAAGCACAAACAGGGGAATCCGGATTCAGGTTTGTACGGATAGACTTATTGGATAAAGACGCTGTATTGCAGTTAAAAGAAGTGCGCGCAGTATCTACAAACAGGGATATACCTTACCTGGGCTCTTTTAAAAGCAGTGATGAGCGGCTAAATAAGATCTGGCAAACCGGGGCATATACCGTGCACTTAAACATGCAGGATTACCTGTGGGACGGGATCAAGCGCGACCGGCTGGTTTGGGTGGGTGATTTGCATCCTGAAGTTTCAACGGTTAACACGGTTTTTGGATATAACGAGGTAGTGCCCAAAAGTCTTGACCTGGCTCGTAATACCACGCCCTTGCCGGGGTGGATGAGCGGCATCAGTACCTATTCTATGTGGTGGATCATTCTTCATTACGACTGGTATATGCATCATGGTGATCTGAACTATTTAAAAGAGCAGAAAGATTACCTGCAGAGCCTTCTCAAACAAATTGTAGGTAAAGTACAAAACGGGAAAGAAAAAATGGATGGTAATCGTTTCCTCGACTGGCCTTCCAGTAAAGATACTATAGCTATTCATGCAGGATTGCAGGCAATGACCATTTGGAGCCTGGAGAAAGGTGCTGAATTATGTTTGGTTATGGGAGAAGAAGCAACAGCCCGTTTATGTAAGGAAACGGTATCAAAGCTCAGGACAGTAGTTCCCCCGCATAATAACAGTAAACAGGCGGCGGCGTTACTGTCGATCACCGGAATGCTCAATCCCCAAACGGCTTTTGAAGAAGTATTGTCAGTAGGCGGCGCCAAAAACTTCTCTACCTTCTATGGTTATTATATGTTAGAAGCGATGGCGAAGGCAGGGAAGTACCAGGAAGCGATGGATATCATTTCCACTTATTGGGGTGCCATGCTGGATTTGGGCGCTACTACGTTCTGGGAAGATTTTAATATGGACTGGTTGCAGAATGCAGGGCGAATCGATGAAATGACGCTGCCAGGTAAAGTCGATATTCATGCCGCCTACGGAGACTATTGCTACGTCGGTCATCGTCACAGTTTTTGTCATGGTTGGGCTTCAGGGCCTACCGTTTGGCTGTCGCAGCATGTACTGGGCATTCAACTGGCTGGTCCCGGTGGTACAACTTTTCGTGTCAGCCCTAACCTGGGTAACCTGTCTTTTGCAGAAGGTACTTATCCCACATCATTGGGAACTATTTATGTAAAGCACACAAAAGACCGTAAGGGTAAGGTTGTTAGTATAGTAAAAGCACCGAAGGGCATCCGTATTGTAAAGTAA
- a CDS encoding phosphodiester glycosidase family protein → MLAIVMVVLVQLYACNKKSTGAEDGAISRVTIRSGYNRVQLSFNVGNSKADAFLVTHSGSSEVIRINASQAVNDSIKLFIENLEQGYYTFKVEAVRVDGSSIGGSQIVNARTYGDRHISGLATTPAADLVFIRDETPYLSWSGSFPTDFIGTEIRYTNMSNQTTSIRSYVADGVSVLRGYKEGTAFEYRSMYLPANSVDTFFSASIKTPAPAYFASLANKYIIEKSGMVSEITEQSRTKLHNHVEYSTLRFKTATGNPQSLFIVAADLSKANLGLSTLMPDNGTAFKIQTVKQMAQKRAAAGQKVLAAVNGDFFDWTPVEGRPWGPVVVEGNVIKNFLKAGINSSYIGVKKDGSLALGVASSLMSTDYAGFHNLIGAGETVLYMNKTRRIYNDTDRHPRTMAGFTDDGILYLIVVDGRRNDYSIGMTLDELSKVIGSLNVSFATNLDGGGSSTMVVNQNNGLAVTNRFSDATERAIANAIAIVEK, encoded by the coding sequence ATGCTTGCAATTGTAATGGTGGTTCTCGTCCAGCTTTACGCTTGCAATAAAAAATCAACCGGCGCTGAAGATGGAGCTATATCCAGGGTAACCATAAGATCGGGTTACAATAGAGTTCAGTTATCTTTTAACGTCGGTAATAGTAAGGCCGATGCCTTTTTAGTTACACATAGCGGTTCATCTGAGGTGATTCGCATCAATGCTTCGCAGGCAGTTAACGACTCCATTAAGCTATTTATCGAAAACCTGGAGCAAGGGTATTATACCTTTAAAGTGGAAGCTGTACGTGTAGACGGAAGTAGTATCGGGGGCTCACAAATTGTAAATGCAAGAACCTATGGCGACAGGCATATTTCAGGTCTAGCAACTACACCCGCGGCCGACCTGGTATTTATCAGGGATGAAACACCCTATCTTTCCTGGTCGGGATCTTTTCCTACAGATTTTATAGGTACCGAGATCCGCTATACTAATATGTCCAATCAAACAACAAGTATTCGATCTTATGTTGCAGATGGTGTTTCTGTGCTACGAGGTTATAAAGAAGGTACGGCATTCGAATACCGTTCGATGTACTTACCGGCCAACAGCGTTGATACATTTTTTTCAGCATCTATTAAAACACCTGCCCCTGCTTATTTTGCCAGTCTTGCCAATAAGTATATCATAGAAAAGTCGGGCATGGTAAGCGAAATAACAGAACAGTCAAGAACAAAATTGCATAACCATGTGGAATACTCAACATTGAGGTTTAAAACGGCAACTGGAAATCCGCAAAGTTTGTTTATAGTAGCAGCCGATTTAAGCAAGGCCAATCTGGGGCTCAGTACATTAATGCCGGATAATGGTACAGCCTTTAAAATCCAAACGGTAAAACAGATGGCGCAGAAGCGGGCAGCGGCTGGTCAGAAGGTGCTGGCGGCTGTGAACGGAGACTTTTTCGACTGGACACCGGTAGAAGGAAGACCCTGGGGCCCGGTAGTGGTAGAAGGCAATGTGATCAAGAACTTTTTAAAAGCCGGTATTAATTCGTCTTATATCGGGGTCAAAAAAGACGGCAGTTTAGCCCTTGGTGTGGCATCTTCATTAATGAGTACAGATTACGCCGGTTTTCACAACCTCATAGGTGCGGGCGAAACAGTGCTGTACATGAATAAAACACGAAGAATTTACAACGATACCGACCGGCATCCGAGAACTATGGCAGGATTTACAGATGACGGTATCCTGTATTTGATTGTTGTAGATGGGCGTAGAAATGACTACTCAATAGGTATGACCCTCGATGAACTTTCCAAAGTGATAGGTAGCCTTAATGTGAGTTTTGCAACCAACCTCGATGGAGGCGGGTCCAGTACAATGGTTGTGAACCAGAATAATGGACTGGCCGTTACAAACCGCTTTTCTGATGCCACGGAGAGAGCGATTGCTAATGCCATTGCGATTGTAGAAAAGTGA